Within the Microbispora sp. ZYX-F-249 genome, the region TGGCCGCCGGGGCCTGCTTCGGCGACGGCGTCCTGCTGGACATCTCCGACCCGGTGCGCCCGAAGCTGCTGCAGACCGTGCGCGACGAGGAGAACTTCTCCATCTGGCACTCGGCCACGTTCAACAACGACGGCACCAAGGTCGTCTTCAGCGACGAGATGGGCGGCGGGGTGGCCGCCACCTGCCTGCCCTCGGTGAGCGAGACCAAGGGCGCGGACGCGATCTACACGCTGACGCCGGAGCGCGAGCTCGTCCGGCAGGGCTACTTCAAGATCCCCCGGGCCCAGGACGCCCAGGAGAACTGCGTGGCCCACAACGGGGCGCTGGTGCCCGTACCGGGCCGCGACGTGATGGTCCAGGGGTGGTACATGGGCGGAGTCTCGGTCTGGGACTTCACCGACTCCGCCCATCCGCAGGAGATCGCCTACTTCGAGCGCGGGCCGCTGGCGCCGGAGCTCCATCTCGGCGGCTCCTGGTCGGCCTACTACTACAACGGCTACATCTACTCCAGCGACATCACGAAGGGACTCGACGTGCTGCGCGTGGACGACCCCCGCACCGATCCCGCCAAGGCCGTGCGGATGGAGGAGCTCAACGCCCAGAGCCAGCGCTCCTACTGAGGATCACGGGTCGACGTCGGCCGCCGAGCGCTCGGCGAAGACCTTCATGGCCTCCAGCGTGACCGGCCCGGGCGCCTGGGGCAGCACCTTCCCGTCCACGGCCCCGATCGGCTGGATGTCACGGGTCGTGGAGGTGAGGAAGGCCTCCTCGGCCTCGTGCAGCGCCGAGATCGGCACGTCGGCCTCCTCGCCGCCGCACCATTCGAGGGTGAGCGCGCGGGTGACGCCGGCCAGGCAGCCGGAGGCGAGCGTCGGGGTGATCAGGCGCCCGCCGGTGACGATGAAGATGTTGCTCCCCGTGCCCTCGCACAGGTGCCCGGCCAGGTTCTCGAAGATCGCCTCGGCGCCGCCGCGCTCCTTGGCGTACGCCAGGGCCTTGGCGTTGTCGCCGTAGGAGGTGCTCTTGACGCCGGCCAGCGCGCCGCGCTCGTTGCGGGGCCAGGGCACCACGACGACGTCGGCGGTGGCGGGGAACGGCGCCTGCTCGCCCACGATGACGATCGCGTTCGTGCCGGCCGACCCCCGGTCGGAGCCGAGCGGGCCGGGGCCGCTGGTGTAGGTGATCCTGATGCGCGCCAGCGGCCACTTGGGCGCGGCCGCCAGGCAGCGGCGCACCCCGTCGGCGATCGCGCCGAGGTCGGGCTCGGGCAGGTCCATCCGCTTGGCCGACAGCGCCAGCCGGTCGAGGTGGCGGGTCAGCGCGAAGGACTCCCCGTTCACCGCCTTGACCGTCTCGAACACGCCGTCGCCGACCATCAGCCCGTGGTCGTACACCGAGACCACGGCCCTGTCGGGCTCGTACAGCTCCCCGTTCACCCAGATGGGTACAGA harbors:
- a CDS encoding aminotransferase class IV; translation: MSVPIWVNGELYEPDRAVVSVYDHGLMVGDGVFETVKAVNGESFALTRHLDRLALSAKRMDLPEPDLGAIADGVRRCLAAAPKWPLARIRITYTSGPGPLGSDRGSAGTNAIVIVGEQAPFPATADVVVVPWPRNERGALAGVKSTSYGDNAKALAYAKERGGAEAIFENLAGHLCEGTGSNIFIVTGGRLITPTLASGCLAGVTRALTLEWCGGEEADVPISALHEAEEAFLTSTTRDIQPIGAVDGKVLPQAPGPVTLEAMKVFAERSAADVDP